The DNA window AGAAGCTCTgtatgaatatatatagtaaacattttaattttatgtaatttatttttttcttttattacaaaGTTTATAAGTTATAAAAGTAACATTTCATGATTAGGGTCGATCTGACGGGTTATTTATTTACCATACAACCTCCTTAGTTGTTTCGATTGATTTTCGTCAATTTGTAGTTTATGGTAAAATATCTCAATCAAActtcttttttgttattttatccGTTCTGGGTTTTCCCTGTTAATAGCAATTTGGCACATTAATCAtttctgtatttcttttttacaagaTCATTATTATTGTGAAAGCTGATAAGCTATATCGGTATAGATCTGTTGTGCGTTTCTTGTTTCTTGATTATACACTTTAGTTTATACTTCGTTACCACAAAAAGATACGTTTATGATAATTTGCATTTCACCGCATTTGCAAATTGTCAACTTATGGAGTATAACAGGCTACAAGAAATGTGGgggtttttgggggttttttttttgggggggggggtctttagGGAGGgagtttttgtattttgttttcattttcgtTGTTTGGAGGGGAATTCATTTTTCGATTGTCTTTGTTGTTGGTTTGtaggttttttaatttttgggtttttttttcttctttattttaCGGGGgtgggtacatgtatttaaacatgTACCATTGTTTCAATAAATCGTGAACAAGGACGAGAGACACGACAGAGCAAAACGGCCAAATATCGTAACATGCTGTTAAAGAAGTCATCTGCAACATGTTTATTGTCACATTGTCTTGGAATTGCAGCAACTGAATCGAATCATTAAGGGTAACAGAGGTTACCTTCCAAAACCATAATGTTTTCACTAACTATCTGCACGTGCTGAATATTTGTCATTCATTGGTGTACTACGGCAACTTCGTCTGCTCTTTGCTTTACTAGTAGTTAGAGTGAAGGGCTCTGATCACGATATTACAAAAttttaccattttatttttttaaaacttgcgTGCTAATATTGAtcgcaatttcctatataacattcgtaaattttttttaaaaaatgagctCAGAGATGCATTGTTCAATTCGCATCAAATTTGTAGCTTTCTTGGTTCAGTACTCGGTGACTTTTACTTTTACGGCCTATGACCTTtatgctgggtttttttaaatctgcagatttatttcaatatttaattgaaaGATTTCTCCTAAGTGTCACTAGGGACGAACAAATgtgatatttataattttgaagagtGCTTTTTACCGCACAAATTGCATTGGTGGTCTAAAGTTCAGATCACTCGAAAACACCTCCAGTGTTTCATTAAATTCCACGAATGAACTCAGTGTACATCATTTAGCAACCCAAACGCCCTTTTACGTCAGTACATGCTCATAATTTATACGTGACATTATTTAAATAGTTTTGGaaagtaaaagttgaaattgacacccagagaaaaccattgtcaatcgacgcaaagcggaggttAAGAATGGTTTTtaaggggtgtcaatttcaactcttaccttCCTACACAGgcactatatattttattatactgaatgtcttaattttaaagaaatttattgcGAACCGTACTCGCATAATttatgcgcatgtaacaattcgctGTGTTACCTGTTGCCAATTGTGTTgttaacgctgagggtaatagaatggaATGTAAACTGCGTCTATACTAAtcatatttcagtatttaacatgaaagtataataaggAATGATAACATATGCATACAAGAAATACAAACAATAACCATTTggcaaaaacaatttttatacaaCTATCTGACAAGTTCCATAACCGGTGTGTGTCAAAATCTCTTCCACTTGATGTAGTGCTTGTGCAAGGGATGCGTCGGCTGTTAGATGCATTGGTTGACAGGAGTAGCCTACAGAATTTAACGGAATTGATACACAGTTATTTAAACCGTAGAGGCtattttcaaaagtgttttttaaacattttaaatatgaacTTTTATGATATAGTACGATGTATGCATGATTTTAACGATTCAAGCTTATTTGTTCCCCCAATGAAGCAttctttaatatatttgtttctCTTGCACTcagatattttattcaaaaagcCTTACTACAAACAAAACCACCTTGAATAACAGTACTAATTGTTTTACCTGGAGCACAGTTACAGTGGTAAGTATGAAGAGAATGGCCCGGCAGGTGGCAGGGTTGTGATACGTTCTGGTAGGCGGAGCAATACTTGCCGTGATAGTCCGTCACACAGCAATGAGTGGAGGGACAGTCGGGGTCAGACGAACATTCGTTCCTAAGGGCACCCTACATGGTAATATCTCATTACATTGGTCACAAAAACAAGGAAAATACAGTATCAAGACGGTCTACAGTCCCATGACTGTAGAATTTATTCAAAGACAATGTTAATCACGTGTGTGTAAAAATGTTTTGCGTTATTGTCcaaagattatatatatatatatatatatatatatatatatatatatatatatatatatatatatatatatatatatatatatatatatatatatatcacagaTTCACACGTGTTCGATTGAGAATTTCCATTCTATAAATGATAACGTGAATCCGCATATAATTAGTATTAACATGTCAATTTGAACTGATATGGTGTAtatttttctgcaaaaaaatggttaattgtaaaaatgtttaaaagaaaaaagttactttaaaaaaataaaaaccatgaACATACCATGACAATGCCAAGAGTAATACAAAAAGCGAGTCCGGTGAGGCAATGCATTCTGTTGCTAGAAATCTTTGATACCTACAATCTTCAACTGGGACTCTATTAAGTCTGGTGGGTCTTATCAAGAGGAACCGGCAGTGTCGGAACTCTATTCTACGTAATACTTTGTGATACTGGACTGTTAGGTTAAAATCTAGACTGGGACAGAAGATCAATCGACCACGGTGCCAACGGAATATAGATATTAGATGTCTTAGTTCAACCTATAAAAAAAGCCTTGCTTTGGGAATtgaacaattatttaaaaaacccTAAATACACTGCAGTCTGACTTTATATTACATTCGGGTAATTAGAGGAATTTGCCAAAATACAATATACAGTACATGGttgtatattataaaataatttgaaatccaTTCAAGTACTatgaacttttatttttttttaacttagtaaagtatttggaaaaataattaGCATGTATTTTTCCTCACTGAACTTTGTTAAAAAGAATTTCCTGTGTAGAAATGGCACGTACTGTATCTCGAAATTGTG is part of the Crassostrea angulata isolate pt1a10 chromosome 3, ASM2561291v2, whole genome shotgun sequence genome and encodes:
- the LOC128176287 gene encoding neurogenic locus protein delta-like, with product MHCLTGLAFCITLGIVMGALRNECSSDPDCPSTHCCVTDYHGKYCSAYQNVSQPCHLPGHSLHTYHCNCAPGYSCQPMHLTADASLAQALHQVEEILTHTGYGTCQIVV